The proteins below come from a single Candidatus Eremiobacterota bacterium genomic window:
- a CDS encoding DUF1254 domain-containing protein, which yields MKILLRTMMIAAVMIGSFAFSSWADTPRMKMTTDIPPGIESPDKVETRLGTLKFFDGFPDKDTVEKLYDNLDFQRAVQAYLLGLAPVSQAANRKGMLEVGPANTTVPIFEHMMNPRSIFLTPNNNTPYTWFWLDLHKGPLVLEIPPKVLGLIDDMWYKFVIDLGFMGPDKGQGGKFLLLPPGYKGEVPQGYHIVRMPTYSAWVAWRTFLENGDPKPGVERVKKYTRIYPLSQAANPPAINFVNVSGRDFCTDAPADYTFWEYLDKVVQEEPTESVDPVTLGFYASIGIQKGKPFAPDARMKKILTEAAEVGDATARAITFRMRLKDAYFYPNSAWRSGFLGGYKFEDKGALILDAYSSFFFYATGVTPAMDSKVVGEGSQYMAAFIDSKGNPLDGGKNYTLHLPPNIPVKNFWSVILYDNQTRSMIQTDQMFPSVSSQNKGLLVNKDGSVDVYFGPKPPQGKENNWVQTIPGKGWNTLLRLYGPLEPWFDKTWRPGEIVESK from the coding sequence ATGAAGATACTCTTACGTACCATGATGATCGCGGCGGTGATGATTGGCAGTTTCGCATTTTCCTCCTGGGCAGATACCCCCCGGATGAAGATGACCACGGACATTCCACCAGGCATCGAGTCTCCTGACAAAGTGGAAACACGCCTCGGCACCCTGAAGTTCTTCGATGGTTTCCCTGATAAGGACACCGTCGAAAAACTCTACGACAATCTTGACTTCCAGCGGGCGGTCCAGGCATACCTGCTCGGGCTTGCACCTGTGAGCCAGGCTGCAAATCGCAAAGGGATGCTCGAGGTTGGCCCGGCAAACACGACAGTGCCGATCTTCGAGCACATGATGAACCCGCGGTCAATTTTTCTTACCCCGAACAACAATACCCCTTATACCTGGTTCTGGCTTGATCTCCACAAGGGACCGCTCGTCCTCGAAATCCCCCCGAAGGTCCTTGGCCTGATCGATGATATGTGGTACAAATTTGTCATCGATCTTGGTTTCATGGGACCTGACAAGGGCCAGGGAGGTAAGTTCCTGCTGCTGCCCCCCGGTTATAAAGGTGAGGTGCCACAAGGGTACCATATTGTAAGAATGCCGACATACAGCGCGTGGGTCGCATGGCGCACCTTCCTGGAGAATGGCGATCCGAAACCAGGTGTGGAGAGGGTTAAAAAGTATACGCGGATCTATCCATTGTCACAGGCCGCCAATCCTCCAGCGATAAATTTCGTGAACGTGTCCGGCAGGGATTTCTGCACCGACGCCCCGGCTGATTATACTTTCTGGGAATATCTCGACAAGGTTGTGCAGGAAGAGCCTACTGAGTCTGTCGATCCGGTTACCCTTGGTTTTTACGCATCCATCGGGATCCAGAAAGGCAAGCCTTTTGCACCTGATGCAAGGATGAAGAAAATACTCACTGAGGCAGCAGAAGTCGGAGATGCTACCGCAAGAGCCATCACCTTCCGGATGCGCTTGAAAGACGCTTACTTCTACCCGAATAGCGCATGGCGCAGTGGTTTTCTCGGTGGATATAAGTTTGAGGACAAGGGAGCACTCATCCTCGACGCTTACTCATCGTTCTTTTTCTATGCCACCGGTGTGACACCTGCCATGGATTCAAAGGTGGTCGGAGAAGGATCGCAATACATGGCCGCATTCATCGACTCCAAGGGCAATCCACTTGACGGGGGGAAGAATTACACATTACACCTGCCACCAAATATTCCAGTCAAGAACTTCTGGTCAGTGATCCTCTATGACAACCAAACCCGCTCAATGATACAGACAGATCAGATGTTCCCTTCTGTCAGCAGCCAGAATAAGGGGTTACTGGTCAACAAGGATGGTTCCGTGGATGTCTATTTCGGACCAAAGCCACCGCAGGGGAAAGAAAACAACTGGGTGCAGACCATACCTGGCAAGGGATGGAACACTCTCCTCCGCCTCTATGGTCCGCTGGAACCCTGGTTCGACAAAACATGGAGGCCTGGCGAGATAGTAGAATCGAAGTAA
- a CDS encoding type II toxin-antitoxin system HicA family toxin encodes MARLPVCSGDEAIKTFMKAGWLYGRTKGSHVTLYKPMNPIVLTIPRHTALDRGLLRDQIKKSGMTVDRFVKLLKEI; translated from the coding sequence ATGGCGAGGCTTCCTGTTTGTTCCGGTGATGAGGCAATCAAGACGTTCATGAAGGCCGGATGGCTTTATGGAAGAACAAAAGGAAGCCATGTCACCTTGTATAAGCCAATGAATCCCATCGTTTTGACAATTCCACGTCATACCGCCTTGGACAGGGGATTATTAAGGGATCAAATCAAAAAATCAGGAATGACAGTAGATCGCTTTGTAAAGCTTCTTAAAGAAATATAA
- a CDS encoding type II toxin-antitoxin system HicB family antitoxin: MTKENISKDAALKFFRSPRRRKSAGEDYEVRDAAQGRTRKGGFMKFLVALKAGKDGFIIAECPSLPGCMTQGKTREEALANIKEAIELSIETRKNFRLPPQYEIAEIEVAV, encoded by the coding sequence ATGACTAAAGAAAATATCTCCAAAGATGCCGCCCTGAAATTTTTCAGGAGTCCAAGGAGGAGAAAATCTGCTGGAGAAGACTACGAAGTGCGAGACGCGGCTCAAGGGAGAACACGCAAGGGAGGCTTTATGAAGTTCCTCGTTGCTCTCAAGGCAGGAAAAGATGGTTTTATTATCGCAGAGTGCCCTTCATTGCCGGGGTGCATGACACAGGGCAAAACCAGGGAAGAAGCGCTTGCAAACATCAAAGAGGCAATAGAACTAAGCATAGAGACAAGGAAAAATTTCAGGCTTCCTCCTCAGTATGAGATCGCTGAGATAGAGGTTGCCGTATAA
- a CDS encoding ankyrin repeat domain-containing protein produces MRRFLSFLFILLVCVVCAPNCCSAGPLPEDGSLLAAAKSREAAIADHLKHYRMYLQGTYELKGYFSGSDRKGNPDYTGTVRIWEAGGQMNVEWTWANGGAQGVGMLGIPCYHEGQVQQVLFSVGTLGRDKNVGVAVYNLDTTGGRDGIVSVTLGGEWKSAGRSGYERLERRAFKGGAQVPGGYINFHLVVAKGDYAKMKEMVGADPSLVNKKDPGGATALSYVAGNGNIEAAKFLISKGADVNAGSPLRNAAREGRRDMIEFLLSQGATLKSGRNTVLMEAVGRGHRNVAELLVSRGEDVNAVDEDGWSVLMHATGSPDINMEVVRFLVLKGARVNYKNKKGETALKFANTLPGHEDIIEFLEQHGAKE; encoded by the coding sequence ATGAGGCGTTTCTTAAGCTTTCTCTTTATTCTGCTTGTATGCGTTGTATGTGCACCGAACTGCTGCAGTGCCGGCCCGCTGCCGGAGGACGGGTCTCTTCTGGCGGCCGCGAAGAGCCGGGAAGCCGCCATAGCCGATCATCTGAAGCACTATCGTATGTATCTCCAGGGAACCTATGAGCTGAAGGGCTACTTCTCAGGCTCGGATCGAAAGGGGAATCCCGACTACACGGGCACGGTCCGGATATGGGAGGCCGGGGGACAGATGAACGTGGAATGGACTTGGGCGAATGGGGGTGCACAGGGCGTAGGTATGCTTGGCATACCCTGTTACCACGAGGGACAGGTACAGCAGGTCCTCTTTTCCGTGGGCACCCTGGGACGTGACAAGAACGTGGGAGTTGCGGTATATAATTTAGATACAACTGGTGGGCGCGATGGCATAGTCTCTGTTACCCTTGGCGGCGAATGGAAGTCAGCCGGCCGTTCAGGCTACGAAAGACTGGAGAGGCGGGCCTTTAAAGGAGGTGCGCAGGTTCCGGGGGGCTATATCAATTTTCACCTGGTCGTGGCGAAAGGCGATTATGCGAAGATGAAGGAAATGGTGGGTGCGGACCCGTCACTTGTCAACAAAAAGGATCCCGGCGGCGCGACGGCACTTTCCTATGTGGCAGGCAACGGTAATATAGAGGCCGCAAAGTTTCTCATCTCAAAAGGTGCTGATGTCAATGCCGGTTCACCGTTAAGAAACGCTGCCCGCGAGGGCCGCAGGGACATGATTGAATTCCTCCTCTCGCAGGGTGCAACGCTGAAATCCGGACGAAATACCGTGCTGATGGAAGCAGTGGGGAGGGGCCACAGGAACGTGGCCGAGCTGCTTGTTTCCAGGGGTGAAGATGTCAACGCCGTGGACGAAGATGGCTGGAGCGTGCTGATGCATGCAACTGGCTCGCCCGATATCAACATGGAGGTGGTCAGATTCCTCGTCTTGAAAGGTGCCCGGGTAAATTATAAAAACAAGAAAGGCGAGACGGCCCTGAAGTTTGCCAACACCCTGCCTGGCCACGAGGACATTATTGAGTTCCTGGAGCAGCATGGCGCAAAAGAATGA